DNA sequence from the Bradyrhizobium sp. CIAT3101 genome:
CCGACGGGACGCAAGCTGCTCCGGTACTTGCGCGTTGCGGAATAGAACAGATTGGACCGAAGCTCTGGCGGCGCTCGAGGTTCACCTCTCCCCGACGGGGAGAGGTGACCGAAGTCCGAGCCGCCACCGATTCAACTCATCGACATGCGATTGATCAGCGCGCCCTTCATCCCGTATGAAGGAAACCTCATCGATCGCGGATTTCCCAGATGTCGCTCACCATTCGCTCCGTCACCCGGCAGGATTACGATCAATGGCTGCCGCTGTGGGATGGCTACAACGCCTTCTACGGCCGCTCCGGCCCGACCGCGCTCGCGCCCGAGATTACGAAGGTGACGTGGCAGCGCTTCTTCGATGCCTATGAGCCGGTGCATGGGCTGGTCGCCGAGAGCGACGGCCGCCTGCTCGGCATGACGAACTATCTGTTTCATCGCAGCACCACGGCGATCGAGCCATCGTGCTACCTGCAGGATCTGTTCACGCTGGAGGCCTCGCGCGGCAAGGGCGTCGCCTCGGCACTGATCTATGGCGTTTACGAGCGCGCGAAGCTCGCGGGCTCCCCACGGGTCTACTGGCAGACCCATGAGACCAACACCACGGCGCAGAGCCTGTACGACAAGGTCGCGGAACG
Encoded proteins:
- a CDS encoding GNAT family N-acetyltransferase, producing MSLTIRSVTRQDYDQWLPLWDGYNAFYGRSGPTALAPEITKVTWQRFFDAYEPVHGLVAESDGRLLGMTNYLFHRSTTAIEPSCYLQDLFTLEASRGKGVASALIYGVYERAKLAGSPRVYWQTHETNTTAQSLYDKVAERSGFIVYRKIF